Proteins co-encoded in one Garra rufa chromosome 21, GarRuf1.0, whole genome shotgun sequence genomic window:
- the LOC141295251 gene encoding probable rhodanese domain-containing dual specificity protein phosphatase: MDPVILQGGYSAFHSLYPFLCTPRMVLLESERRSLTIYPSEILEGALYQGSASQAHDYRIIKNLHITHVVNATAEISDAFPSVLRYLRLRLSDDAQQDLRQALPEASRFIAEALRGAPGAPGGRVLVHCSLGRSRSSVLTLGFLMEHRRWSLLHAFRWLKERRACAAPNAGFLRQLSDYEELLFGQRLTSLDDIRL; this comes from the coding sequence ATGGACCCTGTAATCCTCCAGGGGGGCTATTCTGCTTTCCACTCTCTCTATCCCTTCCTGTGCACCCCTCGCATGGTCCTACTGGAGTCAGAGCGTCGCTCCCTCACCATCTACCCCTCTGAAATCCTGGAGGGGGCGCTGTACCAGGGCTCTGCCTCGCAGGCACACGACTACCGTATCATCAAAAACCTCCACATCACACATGTGGTCAATGCCACAGCTGAAATCTCGGATGCTTTCCCCAGTGTTTTACGCTATCTTCGGCTACGGCTTAGCGACGACGCACAGCAGGATCTCCGGCAGGCCCTTCCAGAAGCTTCTCGGTTCATTGCGGAGGCTCTGCGGGGGGCACCGGGGGCACCGGGCGGCCGGGTGTTGGTGCACTGCAGCCTCGGCCGGAGTCGTAGCTCGGTGCTGACGTTGGGATTCCTGATGGAGCATCGCCGTTGGTCTCTGCTACATGCTTTTCGTTGGCTGAAGGAAAGACGAGCTTGCGCTGCCCCAAATGCTGGGTTTCTTCGGCAACTCTCTGACTACGAGGAACTGCTGTTTGGTCAACGCCTCACCTCACTGGATGACATCCGTCTCTGA